Proteins from a genomic interval of Chryseobacterium indologenes:
- a CDS encoding helix-turn-helix transcriptional regulator — translation MAKIIENGVEREASCTEELFAMRDSLDVLGGKWKLMILRYLTNRPDQMIHFKKLERSIEGISAKMLSKELKELETNLLITRTIQDTKPITVTYAVTEYGKSVFPVTETLVNWGILHREKIKESMG, via the coding sequence ATGGCAAAAATTATTGAAAACGGAGTTGAAAGAGAGGCAAGCTGTACCGAAGAACTGTTTGCGATGCGTGACAGCCTGGATGTCCTGGGAGGAAAGTGGAAACTGATGATACTGAGATATCTTACCAACAGACCGGATCAGATGATCCATTTTAAAAAACTGGAACGAAGTATCGAAGGGATTTCTGCTAAAATGCTGAGTAAAGAATTAAAAGAACTGGAAACCAATTTACTGATCACAAGAACGATTCAGGATACGAAACCCATCACGGTAACCTATGCAGTAACTGAATATGGGAAATCAGTATTTCCGGTGACAGAAACCCTGGTGAACTGGGGAATACTTCATCGTGAAAAAATCAAAGAATCGATGGGATAA